The Branchiostoma lanceolatum isolate klBraLanc5 chromosome 10, klBraLanc5.hap2, whole genome shotgun sequence genome has a window encoding:
- the LOC136443163 gene encoding protein Wnt-4-like — translation MPTLNVILVFLLYALVSTCSATANQWLRVAASAVSVRTEDACEKLHGLISRQVQICKRNVEVMDSVKEGARMSIEECQFQFRHRRWNCSTLINRRGPVFGKVLEEGTREAAFVHSISAAGVAHAVTRACSSGELERCGCDRTVRGTSPEGFQWAGCSDNVAFGSAFSQTFVDARERGRVAATSSRALMNLHNNEAGRRNLVDHMKTECKCHGVSGSCELKTCWRAMPPFREVGARLKEKFDGATEVQQKKIGSRRELVPLNSDFKPHSSSDLVYLDASPDFCVRDTKVGSMGTVGRVCNKTSKAIDGCELLCCGRGYNTHTREVVERCSCKFHWCCYVKCKTCRRTVEVHTCK, via the exons ATGCCTACCCTCAATGTCATCTTGGTGTTCCTGTTGTACGCGCTCGTGTCGACTTGTTCTGCTACAGCGAACCAGTGGCT GCGCGTCGCGGCCTCGGCGGTCAGCGTCAGGACGGAGGACGCCTGCGAGAAGCTGCACGGGCTCATCAGCCGACAGGTCCAGATATGCAAGCGCAACGTAGAAGTGATGGACAGTGTAAAGGAGGGGGCCCGCATGTCTATAGAAGAGTGCCAGTTCCAGTTTCGTCACCGCCGCTGGAACTGCAGCACACTCATCAACAGACGAGGCCCTGTGTTTGGAAAGGTCCTAGAAGAAG GTACGAGGGAAGCTGCCTTCGTGCACTCCATCTCGGCAGCAGGCGTGGCTCACGCCGTGACCCGAGCGTGCAGCAGCGGGGAGCTGGAGCGGTGCGGCTGTGACCGGACCGTCAGGGGGACCAGTCCGGAGGGGTTCCAATGGGCAGGGTGCTCGGACAATGTCGCGTTCGGCTCCGCCTTCTCACAGACTTTCGTGGACGCGCGAGAGAGGGGGAGGGTCGCGGCGACCTCGAGTAGGGCCCTGATGAATCTGCACAACAATGAAGCCGGAAGGAGG AACCTAGTGGACCACATGAAGACGGAGTGTAAGTGTCACGGCGTCTCGGGATCCTGCGAGCTGAAGACGTGCTGGCGGGCCATGCCGCCGTTCCGGGAAGTCGGGGCGAGGCTCAAGGAGAAATTCGACGGCGCCACCGAGGTGCAACAGAAAAAGATCGGCAGTAGGAGAGAACTCGTGCCGCTCAATTCTGACTTCAAACCGCACTCGAGCTCCGACCTGGTGTATCTGGATGCTTCCCCAGACTTTTGCGTGCGGGACACCAAGGTGGGGTCGATGGGGACAGTCGGGAGGGTGTGCAACAAGACTTCCAAGGCCATCGATGGCTGCGAACTTCTGTGCTGCGGGAGAGGGTACAACACCCACACCCGAGAAGTAGTGGAGAGATGTAGTTGCAAGTTCCATTGGTGTTGCTATGTCAAGTGCAAAACGTGTAGAAGGACAGTGGAGGTGCACACGTGCAAGTGA